CCTCGCCATCCACCAGTACGTCGGCGCGCCCTTCGAGCCCTACTTCCGCGCGTTCGAGGAGGTGGCGACGGAGCTGGGCGGCCGGCCGCACTGGGGCAAGCTGCACTACCGGGACGCGGCGTCGCTCGCCCCGGCGTACCCGAAGTTCGGCGACTTCCTGGCCGTCCGTGACCGCCTCGACCCCCACCGCCGGTTCGCCAACGCCTACCTCGACCGGGTGCTCGGCGGCGCGCCGTCCGGGGCGACCGCCTGACCGGAGGCCCCGAGCGCCCCCACGTACCCCATCACCCGGTCGTACGCGGCCCGGTAGTCGCCCAGCGCGACGGGCGCGGCGCCGGGCTGGGCGAGCGCCGCCGTCAGGTCGATCAGCCGCAGGTCCGGCACGAGGTCGGTCCAGGTCGGCAGCGCCTCCATCCGGGTGACCGTCCAGTGCCCGGGGCTCACCTCGGTGAAGGTGGCCCGGGCCATCACCCCCTCGCGGTTGTCGGCGACCGGCTCGGCGTGCCGGGCCAGCTCGTTGCCCATGCCGAAGACCACCCACTTGTCCCCGAAGCGCTGGAACGGCTGCACCGCGTGCGCGTGGTGCCCGAGGATCAGGTCCACGTCGGGCGAGGAGATCAGCTGCCGCGCCCAGTCCTGCTGGTCGGCGTCGGGCAGGTGCTGGTACTCCGTACCCCAGTGCAGACTGAGCACGACGATGTCGGCACCGGCGGCCCGCGCACGGTGGGCGGCAGCCAGGATCTCCGGCGGGTCGATGAGGTTGGCCAGCCACTCCCGGCCGGGCGGGCGGGTCAACCCGTTGAAGTTCAGGCTGTACGCCAGGTGCGCGACGCGGATCCCACCGACCTGGTAGATCCGCGGGGTGGTCGCCTCGGCGGCGCTCCGGGCGCTGCCGGTATGCCCGAGGCCCGCCGCGTCGAGCGCCCGCAGCGTCCGGTCCACCCCGTCCGGGCCCTGGTCGAGGGTGTGGTTCGAGGCCGTCGAGCACCCGTCGAAGCCTGCCCACCGCACCCCGTCGAGCACCTGCGGAGGCGCGTTGAACGACGGGTACCCGGAGAACGGACCCGCCGGGTCGGCCAGCGGTGTCTCCAGGTGGCAGAGCGCGAGGTCCGCGCGGCGGACGACCGGCGCCACCCCGGCGAACATCGGGGCGAAGTCAAAGCCACCCGCCCGGCCGGCCCTGGCCGCGTCCCGGCCTGCCTGCTCGGTGACCTCCGGGTGGACCAGCACGTCACCGGCGGCCACCAGCCGCAGGACCCGGTGCCCGGCCGCGTCCCGGGCCGGCCCGGGTCCGATCGCCGCGGTGGGCGCCGACGACGGCCGGGGGTGCAGCTCCGCCGGCTCGGCGGGGCCGAGCGCCCGCGCGCCGAGTACGGCGACCACCAGCAGCACCAGGGCCACCCCGACGCCGAGGAGCACCCGACGCGGCACTACCCGGACGGACATGCCCTCACGTTAGGAGGGCCGCGCCCATCGGGACGCCTCGAAAGGGGCATTTAGCCCATTCGGGGTCGCGTCACTCGGGCGTGCTGGTGGCCTTCTTCGGGGCAGCCTTCTTCGCGCTGGTCGCCTTCGCCGTCGTCGTCTTCTTCGCGGCCGTGGACTTGGCGGCGGCGGTCTTCTTCGCCGCCGTCTTCTTGGCCGGGGCCGCCTTCTTCGCCGCGGCCTTCTTCTTCGGCGCCGGACCCTTCGCCCGCTTCTCGGCGAGCATCTCGGCGGCCTCCTCCAGAGTCAGCGCCTCCGGGGTCTGCCCGCGCCGCAACGACGCGTTCGTCTCGCCGTCGGTGACGTACGGCCCGAACCGGCCATCCTTGATCACCAGCGGCTTCTCGGTGAGCGGGTCGGCGCCCATCTCCCGCAGCGGCGGCGCGGCGGCCCGGCGCTGGCGGGTCTTCGGGGCGGCCAGCAGGGCGAGCGCCTCGTCCAGCGTGACGGTGAACATCTTGTCTTCCGAGTCCAGCGAGCGGAACTCGTCACCACGCTTGACGTACGGGCCGTAGCGGCCGTTGTTGGCGAACACCTCGCCCCCGTCCGGGGCCACCCCGATGAGCCGGGGCAGGCTGAGCAGCTTCAGCGCCTCGTCCAAGGTGAGCGTGTCCGGCGACTGCGAGCGCAGCAGCGAGGACTTCCGCTCGCCGCTGGCCACGTACGGGCCGAACCGGCCGGACTTGAGCAGGATCGGCTCGCCGGTGGCCGGGTCGTCGCCGAGCTTGCGCTCGCCCCCACCGCCGAGGAACAGCTCGTGCACCTTCTCCGGGGTCAGCTCGTCCGGCGCCAGCCCCTCCGGGATCGGCGCCCGGTCGCCCTGGGCACCGCCCTCCTCGCCCTCGGCGGCCGGGGCCGGCTGCTCGCCCGGCAGCGCCCGCTGGAGGTACGGCCCGTACCGGCCGACCCGGACCACGACCTCGCGCCCCTCGTCGTCGGTGAAGAGCGGGATCGAGTTGACGCTGCGCGCGTCGATGTCGCTGAGGTTCTCGGTGACCAGCTTCTTCAGGCCGCCCGCATGGGCGATCGCCTGATCGCCGGTGCCGTTGGTGCTGCCGAAGTAGAAGGAGGTGAGGAAGTCGACCGCGGCGTGGTCACCGCCGGCGATCTCGTCCAGCTCGTTCTCCATGCTGGCGGTGAAGTCGTAGTCGATCAGGCGCGGGTAGTGCCGCTCCATCAGCCCGATCACCGCGAACGCCAGGAACGACGGGATCATCGCCTGGCCGCGCTTGGAGACGTAGCCGCGGTCCTGGATGGTCTGCATGATCGACGCGTACGTCGACGGGCGGCCGATGCCCAGCTCCTCCAGCGCCTTGACCAGCGACGCCTCTGTGTAGCGGGCGGGCGGCTGGGTGTGGTGGCCCTGCGCGGCCAACTCCTCGGCGGTCAGCGGCTGGTCCTTGACCAGGGTGGGCAGCCGCCGCTCGGCGTCCTCGGCCTCGGCGTTCTCGTCGTCGCTCGACTCGACGTACGCGCGCAGGAAGCCCGGGTCGGTGATGGTCTTGCCGGTCGCGCCGAAGTCGGCCTCCTCCTGCGCGGAGGAGAGCGCCCGGATGCGCACCGAGACGCTGGAGCCGACCGCGTCGGTCATCTGCGAGGCGATGGTGCGCCGCCAGATCAGCTCGTAGAGCTTGAACTCCTCGGCGGACAGCTCCTTGGCCACCTCGCCCGGGGTGCGGAAGTTGTCCCCCGCCGGGCGGATCGCCTCGTGCGCCTCCTGCGCGTTCTTCACCTTGCCGGTGTAGCGGCGCGGCTCCGGCGGCACGCTGCGCTCGCCGTACAACTCGATGATCTGCCGGCGGGCCGCCGTGATGGCGGTCTCCGACAGGTTCACCGAGTCGGTACGCATGTAGGTGATGTAGCCGTTCTCGTACAGCCGCTGCGCGGTGCGCATCGTCTGCTGCGACGAGAAGCGCAGCTTGCGGGCCGCCTCCTGCTGCAGCGTGGAGGTGATGAACGGCGCGTACGGCCGGCGGCGGTAGGGCTTCTCCTCGACCCGGGTGACGGTGAACGGCCGCCCCTCCAGGCGGGCGGCGAGCCCACGCGCCCCGCCCTCGTCGAGGTGCACCACCCCCGCGCCGGCCCGGACCCGGCCGGTGGTCGGCTCGAAGTCCTTGCCGGTGGCGATCCGGTCGCCGTTCAGCGCGATCAGGGTGGCGTTGAAGCTGCGCGGCCCCTCGCCCGGGTTCGCCACCGCCAGGGTGGCCAGGATGTCCCAGTATTCCGCGGTGCGGAAGGCCATCCGCTGCCGCTCCCGCTCGACCACGATCCGGGTCGCCACGGACTGCACCCGGCCCGCCGAGAGCTTCGGCATGACCTTCTTCCACAGCACCGGGGAGACCTCGTAGCCGTAGAGCCGGTCGAGGATGCGCCGGGCCTCCTGGGCGTCGACCAGGTCCCGGTCGATCTCGCGCGGGTTGGCCACCGCGGCCTGGATGGCCGGCTTGGTGATCTCGTGGAAGACCATCCGCTTGACCGGCACCTTGGGCTTGAGCGTCTCCACCAGGTGCCAGGCGATCGCCTCGCCCTCGCGGTCCTCGTCCGTCGCCAGGAAGATCTCGTCGACCTCCTTGGCCAGCTTCACCAGCTTGCTGATCTGCTGCTTGCGGTCGGGTGAGACGACGTAGAGCGCGTGGAAGCCGTTGTCGACATCCACCCCGAGCCGCGCCCACGCCTCACCCTTGTACTTGGCCGGCACGTCGGCGGCGTTGCGGGGCAGGTCCCGGACGTGGCCGAAGCTGGCCTCCACGACGTACCCCGGGCCGAGGTAGCCCGAGATCGTCTTGGCCTTCGCCGGTGACTCGACGATGACCAGACGGGTGGTTCCAGCGTTGCTCGGCACGTCTCTCTCCGACCTCACTCCTACTTCATGCCCGTTTCGGGCCGCATTGCACCCACCGGACCCGGCGGTCCGGATGTCCAACGTAACGCGCCGTCCGCGTCCCGGGTTTCGTGGGCGGCAAACGATCAGTGCTGGCGACCATCGGGCGACAGCCGCCGAACGGCGCCACCGTACACCGTGGGTAGGGCGCCGAGCGGGTCACTGTGACGATCACTCACCCCACGGCGGACCGGCACCGGTCCGTTTTCCTGGGCAAACCACC
This sequence is a window from Micromonospora sp. NBRC 110009. Protein-coding genes within it:
- a CDS encoding CapA family protein, which codes for MSVRVVPRRVLLGVGVALVLLVVAVLGARALGPAEPAELHPRPSSAPTAAIGPGPARDAAGHRVLRLVAAGDVLVHPEVTEQAGRDAARAGRAGGFDFAPMFAGVAPVVRRADLALCHLETPLADPAGPFSGYPSFNAPPQVLDGVRWAGFDGCSTASNHTLDQGPDGVDRTLRALDAAGLGHTGSARSAAEATTPRIYQVGGIRVAHLAYSLNFNGLTRPPGREWLANLIDPPEILAAAHRARAAGADIVVLSLHWGTEYQHLPDADQQDWARQLISSPDVDLILGHHAHAVQPFQRFGDKWVVFGMGNELARHAEPVADNREGVMARATFTEVSPGHWTVTRMEALPTWTDLVPDLRLIDLTAALAQPGAAPVALGDYRAAYDRVMGYVGALGASGQAVAPDGAPPSTRSR
- the topA gene encoding type I DNA topoisomerase, which codes for MPSNAGTTRLVIVESPAKAKTISGYLGPGYVVEASFGHVRDLPRNAADVPAKYKGEAWARLGVDVDNGFHALYVVSPDRKQQISKLVKLAKEVDEIFLATDEDREGEAIAWHLVETLKPKVPVKRMVFHEITKPAIQAAVANPREIDRDLVDAQEARRILDRLYGYEVSPVLWKKVMPKLSAGRVQSVATRIVVERERQRMAFRTAEYWDILATLAVANPGEGPRSFNATLIALNGDRIATGKDFEPTTGRVRAGAGVVHLDEGGARGLAARLEGRPFTVTRVEEKPYRRRPYAPFITSTLQQEAARKLRFSSQQTMRTAQRLYENGYITYMRTDSVNLSETAITAARRQIIELYGERSVPPEPRRYTGKVKNAQEAHEAIRPAGDNFRTPGEVAKELSAEEFKLYELIWRRTIASQMTDAVGSSVSVRIRALSSAQEEADFGATGKTITDPGFLRAYVESSDDENAEAEDAERRLPTLVKDQPLTAEELAAQGHHTQPPARYTEASLVKALEELGIGRPSTYASIMQTIQDRGYVSKRGQAMIPSFLAFAVIGLMERHYPRLIDYDFTASMENELDEIAGGDHAAVDFLTSFYFGSTNGTGDQAIAHAGGLKKLVTENLSDIDARSVNSIPLFTDDEGREVVVRVGRYGPYLQRALPGEQPAPAAEGEEGGAQGDRAPIPEGLAPDELTPEKVHELFLGGGGERKLGDDPATGEPILLKSGRFGPYVASGERKSSLLRSQSPDTLTLDEALKLLSLPRLIGVAPDGGEVFANNGRYGPYVKRGDEFRSLDSEDKMFTVTLDEALALLAAPKTRQRRAAAPPLREMGADPLTEKPLVIKDGRFGPYVTDGETNASLRRGQTPEALTLEEAAEMLAEKRAKGPAPKKKAAAKKAAPAKKTAAKKTAAAKSTAAKKTTTAKATSAKKAAPKKATSTPE